The DNA segment GGCAAAGCATGGGAAGATAACTAATATATAGGCCCCCATTGTATTAAGTTAGATCATATGCATATAGTACAGCCTAATTCCTTAGCAGCCATATCAAGAAATTTAGTACACATCCCATTTTCAATTCGGCTGTTAGCTTCCCATGTCAAACACTTTTCAATATCCGCTCGCCAATCAATAATGCCAATGCTTAAGTACTTATATGCAGGACCGTGGATTCCGTTTACATCTGCTCGTTTTGCACTAGATTTTATTGATCCAGCATGCATGATGACGCGAAGAACTGACGTGCTGAGAGCACGTACGAGAGCACTTGGATGAGAAATACAACGAACTGTGGCCGGTAAGCGACACTGAAATGTATTGACAAAGGACTCTAGTAAGTGCTGGTACCTTAAGTATATTTCTCATTTTAAAAGTGATAAGAAATGTAATACTTATCATTTTACTCACTTAGGACATATACCTTTAACAAGTTTGACAGACCGTCAGCGATTGCCAATCCAGATTCTCCCCACTCAAGCACTGGTTGTACTGCTCTAGCTGTCACTTCCAGAAGCTGCTCGATAGTATTTAGTTGCAAGCATGCAAGtttattaaggaaaaaaaaggaaatagaatGTGATGATCAATTAATTGTCATTCAGACACGACATATTACTTGGAACTTCAGAGTATATGTAAAGTCCTCGCTTACTGAATCAAATATTTACTTCAATGAGAAATGATAAATGTTTGAACTGAAGATGTTATTACCTCTAGCTGTGGCAAGGTGCACGCTTCTCCGTCGACAAGCATCCCATCTGTCGCCCGTAAAAGGAGGTCCGGTGCGCTAGCCAGAATTACCAAAGATTCTGGTGTATCATGATTCCTCATTAGTTCAGCGATCAATTTCACTATTCGTTGGTTTATCCTCCACATATTCTGGCCAAGATCATCATCTTTGGCAATCCATGGTTGCAATTCCTTGTCCGCCTGACAAGCAAACGAAGCAAGGAAAGTGACTAAAAATATATGGTGAAAAAGATACAAGATGATTAAAGATGCAAGTCAGAAACTTCACAAGGCAGAGAAGTACCCCATACCAAAGAACATCTAAAATGTATATCTTCTATAAACATGTGGCCACAAATTATGGACataaatacaaaattttaaagcATGTACATCTGTGAAAGCCTTACGGATTCAATTAACAGAAATAGTGAAGAATCTAACGGATCTTTCAAAAGAAAAGTTCATATTCTTGTTATCATCGAGTTCAAAAAAAGCGAAATCTGGACCTGAAGAACAATGGCTGTTGCAGCTTTTGCAGGCAATGCTGATACGACGTTGCATAGTGCGTCAACGACCTGTAAAACATGTGAAAGCTAATAAGCAACTTATATTGTAGAAGGTACTATTGCAAAAGCTGCTCTTTGGTAAAAGCTACTCCGAATAAGTACAAATTTGAATGTACTAGTGCACGTAATGATTTTCACCCACAAAATCTCAACTTTCTTTCCAAGTGAAATTCAGGTCCAAACCCAAATAGGGAGTTTAAAATAGTATTTTGTAAGTCATAATAGTGGAAGACATAATACTAGAACCATGTGTTGTCACATAGGCACCGGACTGAGGTATGAAATGGAGGACGAGTTTTACTCGCATCTATCTTTTGAGTAGGTAACTGGGGAACTATCTTTCCATCCGTCATCCCTTTCTAGAAGAGATGGTTTGGTTGTACATAGAATATAGTCATGGAAAATTATAGTTTTGCATTTGAATTGTTTGATGAATTTGAATTCTTCAGACTTACAAATTAATATTCTTCAGTGTAACATATGTTAATAATACCTATAGGGAAATGTTACACACACACACtgacacacacacaaaaaaacgGCAAGGTACTAATTTCATGAAAGCCGATGTTTCTAACCAAAATTTTACTTAGTTCAGAAGATGTCTCTTACTGTTTTTTAAGGGAGAAATGTACAGAAAAATTGATAAGCACTTTGGTGCTATAAACAACTGTAACTCAGACATAAAACATCATCTTTAATTTTCTTGGTATAACATCaactccccccctccccccccccatgCTAATTCAATATTTTATACCACCTTATAAAGATAGACCTTGCATCCTTAGCTGTCTTGAAATCGTTGTTCTTTCCTTAAGTATTTTCGACACTCCATATTTTGCTCTTACAACTTTGCCCGACAATAGAGTTGGAGTTCATCTTCCACTATTATTCTCCATTTACCTTAACATGATCTTACCTATGCTTGAAAACTAGGGAAAAGATAGAAAGGAAAGCTACGAGGGAAGAATATGAGAGGATTGGGGAAAAAAAATTGGTGGGCCACGTAAGTTATTTCTCCACCCGTTCTTCCTCCACTTCCTTTTGTCAAACCATGAGAGTGGAAAGAGTAGAACTTCTCCCCAAAGCATAAACAAGTTCTAGGAACGTGAAGTTTCAATTGCCTCTCCAAACTGTTACAGTTTACAGCCAACAGATTGCAAATAGAATCTTCCTATCAAGAAAGCTCCATGCGGAAGGGGGTGAGGGGGAGGAAAAGAATGTAGCGTTAAAACACATAAAGAAGGAAATTCAAACACATTTCCCAAGCTTCTAGGGTTAATGATCTCCTTAAAATGCAGCACTGGGGGTTGCCtacactctttttttttctgataAGGTCAGATTTTATGGTTTGCCTATACTCTTCACACTGTCTTCAAATTTTTGATGCCAAAACTACGGGCCGACCAACTATTTGAAACTCCAAGTGAAAATGGTCGTGGGATAGCCAAGTTCAAAAATACCATGTGATAACAAGCTCTGGCATTGCACTAACCATAAATATGCTTTCAGGTATGTTTTATTTCAACTGCTACAATATATAATCAATATCATGAAGTAATGTGGTAGATACCTGTCTCCATCCCTGCTGAGCGGAAGTGCTTTCTGCACTCGGTTGTGTTTCAGGTGATGCAATTAACTTGTGCCACAGCAATGAGATAACAGAAAAACATAGTTCTTGTTTCTCCGTGAGTACCGACTTTATAAGATCTGGTGCATTgcaattaaatcctatatgcctGTCCATTGTTAGAAAGTTGGCCAAATCCGAAGCATCTATAGGGAAACTTACGATCCCTTTACCGGTGGTGCTTTGTGCAACCTCGCTTGAGTGTAGAACTTTCTCACTCATAGTTAAGGTCTTACAGTCGGTTGAGTCTTTGCACTCGAGCAACAATGACTGTTCTGCAGTTAAGCAATTACAATTGCTATATTTATTATGTTTTTTCCCATTCAAGCACGAGCTTCTTTTCTTAAGAACAGGTGCAGGTATTAGGTGTGCTTCCAATGGTTCGGCCTTGTCAACAATTGATGCAACAACTTTGCTATGAATATCAATGAGGTTATATAGTGAAGACGCTCTGGAGTTGATTTCATTATCCCACTTACACCGTATTAAGATCGAAAGAGCCTGTGTGCAAGCCTTGGAACGTCTAAACAGATCAGAAATATGAGCCGCAACCATAGCTGCAGCAACTATCTCATTTGAGCTGTAACTCCAAGAAGTGCCAACAGACGATGGTTTCAAAGAGAAAAGAGCCTCCAGAATTGCCAATATCCTCCGAGTATGACAGACAGCAGACTGAATCCCGTTTCTTAACTCAATAGACGAATCATTGGCACATTTTGCAGCATCGAGGATGGTTTTTGAATCTGAATAATTAGTCCCTCTTGAAATCAAAGGGAAGAGCTGAAGTTCAAATGAAAGAGCACAGATAGCAGCAAGAACATAAGAATCAAACGTTGAAACAGGTCCTTGCTTTTTCACTTTcttagttcctttttctttctgttttccACTGGTTTCCAGCGAGTCTATCCCCATTTCACAAGGTCGGTAAGAATCTTTCCCTACAGGTCTTCTGCTCCCATTTGTTTTTGCTTCATGACTGACGCATACAGTTAAGACAACAAAAAGAAGGCGAGAAGAAAGCTCTACAGAAGCACATGACTCCAAGAATAATGAATGAACCATTGTTCGCAATTCTGCCACGGCAAGGTTTTTGGAGGCAGAGCCAAAAACATATCTGGTTTTCCTGATTTCTTCTTTGGAGGACTCAGGTGGGAACGTTCT comes from the Nicotiana sylvestris chromosome 4, ASM39365v2, whole genome shotgun sequence genome and includes:
- the LOC104222517 gene encoding protein GIGANTEA-like isoform X4; its protein translation is MAATCERWIDGLQFSSLFWPPPQDAQQRKAQITAYVEYFGQFTSEQFPEDIAELIRHRYPSKENRLFDDVLATFVLHHPDHGHAVILPIISCIIDGTLDYDKSCPPFASFISLVCPNSEKEYSEQWALACGEILRILTHYNRPIYKVVQQEGGADRSSGGNHASTSKSADSEPSLPSMHHERKPLRPLSPWITDILVAAPLGIRSDYFRWCGGVMGKYAAGELKPPSTDFIVASSRGSGKHPQLIPSTPRWAVANGAGVILSVCDEEVARYETATLTAVAVPALLLPPPTTPMDEHLVAGLPALEPYARLFHRYYAIATPSATQRLLLGLLEAPPSWAPDALDAAVQLVELLRAAEDYASGLRLPRNWMHLHFLRAIGIAMSMRAGIAADAAAALLFRILSQPALLFPPLRQVEGIEVQHEQREVPAAEATVEATAQGIASMLCAHGPEVEWRICTIWEAAYGLIPLSSSAVDLPEIIVATPLQPPNLSWNLYIPLLKVLEYLPRGSPSETCLMKIFAATVEAILQRTFPPESSKEEIRKTRYVFGSASKNLAVAELRTMVHSLFLESCASVELSSRLLFVVLTVCVSHEAKTNGSRRPVGKDSYRPCEMGIDSLETSGKQKEKGTKKVKKQGPVSTFDSYVLAAICALSFELQLFPLISRGTNYSDSKTILDAAKCANDSSIELRNGIQSAVCHTRRILAILEALFSLKPSSVGTSWSYSSNEIVAAAMVAAHISDLFRRSKACTQALSILIRCKWDNEINSRASSLYNLIDIHSKVVASIVDKAEPLEAHLIPAPVLKKRSSCLNGKKHNKYSNCNCLTAEQSLLLECKDSTDCKTLTMSEKVLHSSEVAQSTTGKGIVSFPIDASDLANFLTMDRHIGFNCNAPDLIKSVLTEKQELCFSVISLLWHKLIASPETQPSAESTSAQQGWRQVVDALCNVVSALPAKAATAIVLQADKELQPWIAKDDDLGQNMWRINQRIVKLIAELMRNHDTPESLVILASAPDLLLRATDGMLVDGEACTLPQLELLEVTARAVQPVLEWGESGLAIADGLSNLLKCRLPATVRCISHPSALVRALSTSVLRVIMHAGSIKSSAKRADVNGIHGPAYKYLSIGIIDWRADIEKCLTWEANSRIENGMCTKFLDMAAKELGCTICI
- the LOC104222517 gene encoding protein GIGANTEA-like isoform X1; this translates as MAATCERWIDGLQFSSLFWPPPQDAQQRKAQITAYVEYFGQFTSEQFPEDIAELIRHRYPSKENRLFDDVLATFVLHHPDHGHAVILPIISCIIDGTLDYDKSCPPFASFISLVCPNSEVLRILNYQFEGLSHKEYSEQWALACGEILRILTHYNRPIYKVVQQEGGADRSSGGNHASTSKSADSEPSLPSMHHERKPLRPLSPWITDILVAAPLGIRSDYFRWCGGVMGKYAAGELKPPSTDFIVASSRGSGKHPQLIPSTPRWAVANGAGVILSVCDEEVARYETATLTAVAVPALLLPPPTTPMDEHLVAGLPALEPYARLFHRYYAIATPSATQRLLLGLLEAPPSWAPDALDAAVQLVELLRAAEDYASGLRLPRNWMHLHFLRAIGIAMSMRAGIAADAAAALLFRILSQPALLFPPLRQVEGIEVQHEQREVPAAEATVEATAQGIASMLCAHGPEVEWRICTIWEAAYGLIPLSSSAVDLPEIIVATPLQPPNLSWNLYIPLLKVLEYLPRGSPSETCLMKIFAATVEAILQRTFPPESSKEEIRKTRYVFGSASKNLAVAELRTMVHSLFLESCASVELSSRLLFVVLTVCVSHEAKTNGSRRPVGKDSYRPCEMGIDSLETSGKQKEKGTKKVKKQGPVSTFDSYVLAAICALSFELQLFPLISRGTNYSDSKTILDAAKCANDSSIELRNGIQSAVCHTRRILAILEALFSLKPSSVGTSWSYSSNEIVAAAMVAAHISDLFRRSKACTQALSILIRCKWDNEINSRASSLYNLIDIHSKVVASIVDKAEPLEAHLIPAPVLKKRSSCLNGKKHNKYSNCNCLTAEQSLLLECKDSTDCKTLTMSEKVLHSSEVAQSTTGKGIVSFPIDASDLANFLTMDRHIGFNCNAPDLIKSVLTEKQELCFSVISLLWHKLIASPETQPSAESTSAQQGWRQVVDALCNVVSALPAKAATAIVLQADKELQPWIAKDDDLGQNMWRINQRIVKLIAELMRNHDTPESLVILASAPDLLLRATDGMLVDGEACTLPQLELLEVTARAVQPVLEWGESGLAIADGLSNLLKCRLPATVRCISHPSALVRALSTSVLRVIMHAGSIKSSAKRADVNGIHGPAYKYLSIGIIDWRADIEKCLTWEANSRIENGMCTKFLDMAAKELGCTICI
- the LOC104222517 gene encoding protein GIGANTEA-like isoform X3, whose protein sequence is MAATCERWIDGLQFSSLFWPPPQDAQQRKAQITAYVEYFGQFTSEQFPEDIAELIRHRYPSKENRLFDDVLDHGHAVILPIISCIIDGTLDYDKSCPPFASFISLVCPNSEVLRILNYQFEGLSHKEYSEQWALACGEILRILTHYNRPIYKVVQQEGGADRSSGGNHASTSKSADSEPSLPSMHHERKPLRPLSPWITDILVAAPLGIRSDYFRWCGGVMGKYAAGELKPPSTDFIVASSRGSGKHPQLIPSTPRWAVANGAGVILSVCDEEVARYETATLTAVAVPALLLPPPTTPMDEHLVAGLPALEPYARLFHRYYAIATPSATQRLLLGLLEAPPSWAPDALDAAVQLVELLRAAEDYASGLRLPRNWMHLHFLRAIGIAMSMRAGIAADAAAALLFRILSQPALLFPPLRQVEGIEVQHEQREVPAAEATVEATAQGIASMLCAHGPEVEWRICTIWEAAYGLIPLSSSAVDLPEIIVATPLQPPNLSWNLYIPLLKVLEYLPRGSPSETCLMKIFAATVEAILQRTFPPESSKEEIRKTRYVFGSASKNLAVAELRTMVHSLFLESCASVELSSRLLFVVLTVCVSHEAKTNGSRRPVGKDSYRPCEMGIDSLETSGKQKEKGTKKVKKQGPVSTFDSYVLAAICALSFELQLFPLISRGTNYSDSKTILDAAKCANDSSIELRNGIQSAVCHTRRILAILEALFSLKPSSVGTSWSYSSNEIVAAAMVAAHISDLFRRSKACTQALSILIRCKWDNEINSRASSLYNLIDIHSKVVASIVDKAEPLEAHLIPAPVLKKRSSCLNGKKHNKYSNCNCLTAEQSLLLECKDSTDCKTLTMSEKVLHSSEVAQSTTGKGIVSFPIDASDLANFLTMDRHIGFNCNAPDLIKSVLTEKQELCFSVISLLWHKLIASPETQPSAESTSAQQGWRQVVDALCNVVSALPAKAATAIVLQADKELQPWIAKDDDLGQNMWRINQRIVKLIAELMRNHDTPESLVILASAPDLLLRATDGMLVDGEACTLPQLELLEVTARAVQPVLEWGESGLAIADGLSNLLKCRLPATVRCISHPSALVRALSTSVLRVIMHAGSIKSSAKRADVNGIHGPAYKYLSIGIIDWRADIEKCLTWEANSRIENGMCTKFLDMAAKELGCTICI
- the LOC104222517 gene encoding protein GIGANTEA-like isoform X8; the encoded protein is MGKYAAGELKPPSTASSRGSGKHPQLIPSTPRWAVANGAGVILSVCDEEVARYETATLTAVAVPALLLPPPTTPMDEHLVAGLPALEPYARLFHRYYAIATPSATQRLLLGLLEAPPSWAPDALDAAVQLVELLRAAEDYASGLRLPRNWMHLHFLRAIGIAMSMRAGIAADAAAALLFRILSQPALLFPPLRQVEGIEVQHEQREVPAAEATVEATAQGIASMLCAHGPEVEWRICTIWEAAYGLIPLSSSAVDLPEIIVATPLQPPNLSWNLYIPLLKVLEYLPRGSPSETCLMKIFAATVEAILQRTFPPESSKEEIRKTRYVFGSASKNLAVAELRTMVHSLFLESCASVELSSRLLFVVLTVCVSHEAKTNGSRRPVGKDSYRPCEMGIDSLETSGKQKEKGTKKVKKQGPVSTFDSYVLAAICALSFELQLFPLISRGTNYSDSKTILDAAKCANDSSIELRNGIQSAVCHTRRILAILEALFSLKPSSVGTSWSYSSNEIVAAAMVAAHISDLFRRSKACTQALSILIRCKWDNEINSRASSLYNLIDIHSKVVASIVDKAEPLEAHLIPAPVLKKRSSCLNGKKHNKYSNCNCLTAEQSLLLECKDSTDCKTLTMSEKVLHSSEVAQSTTGKGIVSFPIDASDLANFLTMDRHIGFNCNAPDLIKSVLTEKQELCFSVISLLWHKLIASPETQPSAESTSAQQGWRQVVDALCNVVSALPAKAATAIVLQADKELQPWIAKDDDLGQNMWRINQRIVKLIAELMRNHDTPESLVILASAPDLLLRATDGMLVDGEACTLPQLELLEVTARAVQPVLEWGESGLAIADGLSNLLKCRLPATVRCISHPSALVRALSTSVLRVIMHAGSIKSSAKRADVNGIHGPAYKYLSIGIIDWRADIEKCLTWEANSRIENGMCTKFLDMAAKELGCTICI
- the LOC104222517 gene encoding protein GIGANTEA-like isoform X7: MGKYAAGELKPPSTDFIVASSRGSGKHPQLIPSTPRWAVANGAGVILSVCDEEVARYETATLTAVAVPALLLPPPTTPMDEHLVAGLPALEPYARLFHRYYAIATPSATQRLLLGLLEAPPSWAPDALDAAVQLVELLRAAEDYASGLRLPRNWMHLHFLRAIGIAMSMRAGIAADAAAALLFRILSQPALLFPPLRQVEGIEVQHEQREVPAAEATVEATAQGIASMLCAHGPEVEWRICTIWEAAYGLIPLSSSAVDLPEIIVATPLQPPNLSWNLYIPLLKVLEYLPRGSPSETCLMKIFAATVEAILQRTFPPESSKEEIRKTRYVFGSASKNLAVAELRTMVHSLFLESCASVELSSRLLFVVLTVCVSHEAKTNGSRRPVGKDSYRPCEMGIDSLETSGKQKEKGTKKVKKQGPVSTFDSYVLAAICALSFELQLFPLISRGTNYSDSKTILDAAKCANDSSIELRNGIQSAVCHTRRILAILEALFSLKPSSVGTSWSYSSNEIVAAAMVAAHISDLFRRSKACTQALSILIRCKWDNEINSRASSLYNLIDIHSKVVASIVDKAEPLEAHLIPAPVLKKRSSCLNGKKHNKYSNCNCLTAEQSLLLECKDSTDCKTLTMSEKVLHSSEVAQSTTGKGIVSFPIDASDLANFLTMDRHIGFNCNAPDLIKSVLTEKQELCFSVISLLWHKLIASPETQPSAESTSAQQGWRQVVDALCNVVSALPAKAATAIVLQADKELQPWIAKDDDLGQNMWRINQRIVKLIAELMRNHDTPESLVILASAPDLLLRATDGMLVDGEACTLPQLELLEVTARAVQPVLEWGESGLAIADGLSNLLKCRLPATVRCISHPSALVRALSTSVLRVIMHAGSIKSSAKRADVNGIHGPAYKYLSIGIIDWRADIEKCLTWEANSRIENGMCTKFLDMAAKELGCTICI
- the LOC104222517 gene encoding protein GIGANTEA-like isoform X2 — encoded protein: MAATCERWIDGLQFSSLFWPPPQDAQQRKAQITAYVEYFGQFTSEQFPEDIAELIRHRYPSKENRLFDDVLATFVLHHPDHGHAVILPIISCIIDGTLDYDKSCPPFASFISLVCPNSEVLRILNYQFEGLSHKEYSEQWALACGEILRILTHYNRPIYKVVQQEGGADRSSGGNHASTSKSADSEPSLPSMHHERKPLRPLSPWITDILVAAPLGIRSDYFRWCGGVMGKYAAGELKPPSTASSRGSGKHPQLIPSTPRWAVANGAGVILSVCDEEVARYETATLTAVAVPALLLPPPTTPMDEHLVAGLPALEPYARLFHRYYAIATPSATQRLLLGLLEAPPSWAPDALDAAVQLVELLRAAEDYASGLRLPRNWMHLHFLRAIGIAMSMRAGIAADAAAALLFRILSQPALLFPPLRQVEGIEVQHEQREVPAAEATVEATAQGIASMLCAHGPEVEWRICTIWEAAYGLIPLSSSAVDLPEIIVATPLQPPNLSWNLYIPLLKVLEYLPRGSPSETCLMKIFAATVEAILQRTFPPESSKEEIRKTRYVFGSASKNLAVAELRTMVHSLFLESCASVELSSRLLFVVLTVCVSHEAKTNGSRRPVGKDSYRPCEMGIDSLETSGKQKEKGTKKVKKQGPVSTFDSYVLAAICALSFELQLFPLISRGTNYSDSKTILDAAKCANDSSIELRNGIQSAVCHTRRILAILEALFSLKPSSVGTSWSYSSNEIVAAAMVAAHISDLFRRSKACTQALSILIRCKWDNEINSRASSLYNLIDIHSKVVASIVDKAEPLEAHLIPAPVLKKRSSCLNGKKHNKYSNCNCLTAEQSLLLECKDSTDCKTLTMSEKVLHSSEVAQSTTGKGIVSFPIDASDLANFLTMDRHIGFNCNAPDLIKSVLTEKQELCFSVISLLWHKLIASPETQPSAESTSAQQGWRQVVDALCNVVSALPAKAATAIVLQADKELQPWIAKDDDLGQNMWRINQRIVKLIAELMRNHDTPESLVILASAPDLLLRATDGMLVDGEACTLPQLELLEVTARAVQPVLEWGESGLAIADGLSNLLKCRLPATVRCISHPSALVRALSTSVLRVIMHAGSIKSSAKRADVNGIHGPAYKYLSIGIIDWRADIEKCLTWEANSRIENGMCTKFLDMAAKELGCTICI
- the LOC104222517 gene encoding protein GIGANTEA-like isoform X5 → MAATCERWIDGLQFSSLFWPPPQDAQQRKAQITAYVEYFGQFTSEQFPEDIAELIRHRYPSKENRLFDDVLATFVLHHPDHGHAVILPIISCIIDGTLDYDKSCPPFASFISLVCPNSEKEYSEQWALACGEILRILTHYNRPIYKVVQQEGGADRSSGGNHASTSKSADSEPSLPSMHHERKPLRPLSPWITDILVAAPLGIRSDYFRWCGGVMGKYAAGELKPPSTASSRGSGKHPQLIPSTPRWAVANGAGVILSVCDEEVARYETATLTAVAVPALLLPPPTTPMDEHLVAGLPALEPYARLFHRYYAIATPSATQRLLLGLLEAPPSWAPDALDAAVQLVELLRAAEDYASGLRLPRNWMHLHFLRAIGIAMSMRAGIAADAAAALLFRILSQPALLFPPLRQVEGIEVQHEQREVPAAEATVEATAQGIASMLCAHGPEVEWRICTIWEAAYGLIPLSSSAVDLPEIIVATPLQPPNLSWNLYIPLLKVLEYLPRGSPSETCLMKIFAATVEAILQRTFPPESSKEEIRKTRYVFGSASKNLAVAELRTMVHSLFLESCASVELSSRLLFVVLTVCVSHEAKTNGSRRPVGKDSYRPCEMGIDSLETSGKQKEKGTKKVKKQGPVSTFDSYVLAAICALSFELQLFPLISRGTNYSDSKTILDAAKCANDSSIELRNGIQSAVCHTRRILAILEALFSLKPSSVGTSWSYSSNEIVAAAMVAAHISDLFRRSKACTQALSILIRCKWDNEINSRASSLYNLIDIHSKVVASIVDKAEPLEAHLIPAPVLKKRSSCLNGKKHNKYSNCNCLTAEQSLLLECKDSTDCKTLTMSEKVLHSSEVAQSTTGKGIVSFPIDASDLANFLTMDRHIGFNCNAPDLIKSVLTEKQELCFSVISLLWHKLIASPETQPSAESTSAQQGWRQVVDALCNVVSALPAKAATAIVLQADKELQPWIAKDDDLGQNMWRINQRIVKLIAELMRNHDTPESLVILASAPDLLLRATDGMLVDGEACTLPQLELLEVTARAVQPVLEWGESGLAIADGLSNLLKCRLPATVRCISHPSALVRALSTSVLRVIMHAGSIKSSAKRADVNGIHGPAYKYLSIGIIDWRADIEKCLTWEANSRIENGMCTKFLDMAAKELGCTICI